The following proteins come from a genomic window of Halomarina ordinaria:
- a CDS encoding acyl-CoA mutase large subunit family protein, with protein sequence MFDEDDLRRIRERREEWEAETRAPTVERFGERKEEFTTDTEGTTVEPLYTPDDVAEQDYESDLGFPGEEPFTRGVYPTMYRGRLWTMRQYAGFGTSEETNERFHYLLDQGQTGLSMAFDLPTQMGYDSDDGMAAGEVGKSGVAIDSLYDMETVFDGIPLDEVSTSMTINAPASVLLAMYIAVGDRQGVDREELRGTIQNDVLKEYIARNTYIFPPEPSMRIITDIFEFCAEEVPSFNTISISGYHIREAGSSAAQELAFTLADGIEYVEAAVEAGLDVDDFAPQLSFFFNAHNNILEEVAKFRAARRMWYTIMEERFGAEDPKSKQLKFHTQTAGSTLTAQQVENNVVRVAYQALAAVLGGTQSLHTNGKDEALSLPTEKSVRTALRTQQILAHESGAADTADPLAGSYYIESLTDDLEAEAFDLIEEVDERGGMRRSIEEQWVQRQIQDVAFERQREIDEEERLIVGVNAFETDEEPEEDIEEVSEENQRRQRERLASVKDRRDEEEVEAALDALRTAADDGENVMPYIVDAVKAYATTGEVCDAMRDVFGEYNPGL encoded by the coding sequence ATGTTCGACGAGGACGACCTCCGGCGGATACGCGAGCGCCGGGAGGAGTGGGAGGCGGAGACGCGTGCACCCACCGTAGAGCGCTTCGGGGAGCGAAAGGAGGAGTTCACCACCGACACGGAGGGGACCACCGTCGAGCCCCTCTACACGCCCGACGACGTGGCCGAGCAGGACTACGAGTCCGACCTCGGCTTCCCCGGCGAGGAGCCGTTCACCCGGGGGGTCTACCCGACGATGTACCGCGGTCGGCTGTGGACGATGCGCCAGTACGCCGGCTTCGGCACGTCCGAGGAGACCAACGAGCGCTTCCACTACCTGCTCGACCAGGGCCAGACCGGCCTCTCGATGGCGTTCGACCTGCCGACGCAGATGGGCTACGACTCCGACGACGGCATGGCCGCCGGCGAGGTGGGGAAGTCGGGCGTCGCCATCGACTCGCTGTACGACATGGAGACGGTCTTCGACGGCATCCCGCTCGACGAGGTCTCGACGAGCATGACCATCAACGCGCCCGCGTCGGTCCTGCTGGCGATGTACATCGCCGTCGGCGACCGCCAGGGCGTCGACCGCGAGGAGTTGCGGGGGACCATCCAGAACGACGTACTCAAGGAGTACATCGCGCGCAACACCTACATCTTCCCGCCGGAGCCGTCGATGCGTATCATCACCGACATCTTCGAGTTCTGCGCCGAGGAGGTACCCAGTTTCAACACCATCTCCATCTCCGGCTACCACATCCGCGAGGCCGGCTCCTCCGCGGCCCAGGAACTCGCCTTCACGCTCGCCGACGGTATCGAGTACGTCGAGGCGGCCGTCGAGGCGGGCCTCGACGTCGACGACTTCGCCCCCCAGCTCTCGTTCTTCTTCAACGCCCACAACAACATCTTGGAGGAGGTGGCGAAGTTCCGCGCCGCCCGGCGGATGTGGTACACGATAATGGAGGAGCGCTTCGGTGCCGAGGACCCCAAGTCGAAGCAGTTGAAGTTCCACACCCAGACCGCCGGGTCGACGCTCACCGCCCAGCAGGTCGAGAACAACGTCGTCCGGGTCGCCTACCAGGCGCTCGCGGCGGTCCTCGGCGGCACCCAGAGCCTCCACACCAACGGGAAGGACGAGGCGCTCAGCCTCCCCACGGAGAAGTCGGTCCGGACGGCGCTCCGGACCCAGCAGATACTCGCCCACGAGTCCGGCGCGGCCGACACCGCCGACCCGCTGGCGGGGAGTTACTACATCGAGTCGCTCACGGACGACCTCGAAGCGGAGGCGTTCGACCTCATCGAGGAGGTCGACGAGCGCGGCGGGATGCGCCGGTCCATCGAGGAGCAGTGGGTCCAGCGCCAGATTCAGGACGTCGCCTTCGAGCGCCAGCGCGAGATCGACGAGGAGGAGCGTCTCATCGTCGGCGTCAACGCCTTCGAGACCGACGAGGAACCCGAGGAGGACATCGAGGAGGTGAGCGAGGAGAACCAGCGCCGCCAGCGCGAGCGCCTCGCCTCCGTCAAGGACCGGCGCGACGAGGAGGAGGTCGAGGCGGCCCTCGACGCCCTCCGGACCGCCGCGGACGACGGCGAGAACGTCATGCCCTACATCGTCGACGCGGTGAAGGCCTACGCGACGACGGGCGAGGTCTGCGACGCGATGCGCGACGTCTTCGGCGAGTACAACCCCGGCCTCTGA
- a CDS encoding GNAT family N-acetyltransferase: MYVRDAKNREEVWLLDHIEAMDLDDRAFRSRDYVIAIDEESNARAGFGRIRIHNEDGDAPRSASGRRSAAGDYCEVTSIGVLDGWRGQGVAAHVVERLVSTAADRDFESVYVLTDQPNYFTQFGFRAVEADTLPDSLRERHAEKRDAREDPVVALHLDVDRFRMPERLRERFKTAAERGETTPEEDAEDFGIDPESATYKYDTGR, translated from the coding sequence ATGTACGTCCGGGACGCCAAAAACCGAGAGGAGGTCTGGCTGCTGGACCACATCGAAGCGATGGACCTCGACGACCGGGCGTTTCGCTCGCGCGACTACGTCATCGCCATCGACGAGGAGTCGAACGCACGCGCGGGGTTCGGCCGCATCCGGATACACAACGAGGACGGCGACGCCCCCCGGAGCGCCAGCGGCCGTCGGTCGGCGGCGGGCGACTACTGCGAGGTGACGAGCATCGGGGTCCTCGACGGCTGGCGCGGGCAGGGCGTCGCCGCCCACGTCGTCGAGCGCCTCGTCTCGACGGCCGCCGACCGCGACTTCGAGTCGGTGTACGTCCTCACGGACCAGCCGAACTACTTCACGCAGTTCGGCTTCCGCGCCGTCGAGGCCGACACCCTCCCGGACTCGCTGCGGGAACGCCACGCGGAGAAGCGCGACGCGCGCGAGGACCCGGTCGTCGCGCTCCACCTCGACGTCGACCGCTTCCGGATGCCCGAGCGCCTGCGCGAGCGGTTCAAGACGGCGGCCGAGCGGGGCGAGACGACCCCCGAGGAGGACGCCGAGGACTTCGGCATCGACCCCGAGTCGGCCACCTACAAGTACGACACCGGCCGCTGA